A DNA window from Porphyromonas gingivalis ATCC 33277 contains the following coding sequences:
- a CDS encoding CvfB family protein: MKRSKYQLGRIGRLIIDRIVSIGAYLDGGDTDILLPNRYLPSDAAPGMEVEVFVYHDNEGRLIATTMRPLVEVGQVALLHAVSVTDSGAYMEWGIHKDLFVPFREQTQLIREGGRYFVYAYIDHVSGKIVGSAKLSKHLGNIPPSYSPGDEVSALVYERIDPGYRMIVDHTHWGMIYSDTLPMPLAIGAQVKAFVIRLRDDGKIDLSLKPIGYDRIDSESERLLHMLQRRGGRLPIGDKSSPEEIMQHTGMSKKTFKMAVGMLYRRRLIGIAPTAIALNETVSTPEA, from the coding sequence ATGAAGCGGAGCAAATACCAGCTCGGACGCATAGGTCGTCTGATCATCGACCGTATCGTATCCATCGGGGCATATCTCGATGGAGGCGATACGGATATTTTGTTGCCCAATCGCTACCTCCCCTCAGATGCTGCACCTGGTATGGAAGTGGAGGTATTCGTCTATCACGACAATGAAGGCAGACTCATCGCCACCACCATGCGGCCGCTTGTCGAAGTGGGACAGGTGGCTCTACTGCATGCCGTCTCCGTCACAGATAGTGGGGCGTATATGGAATGGGGCATACACAAGGATCTCTTCGTTCCTTTTCGAGAACAGACGCAGCTCATTCGAGAAGGCGGACGCTATTTCGTCTATGCTTATATCGATCATGTGAGCGGTAAGATCGTTGGCTCGGCGAAATTGTCCAAACATTTGGGCAACATTCCCCCATCCTACTCCCCTGGGGACGAGGTGTCAGCACTGGTTTACGAACGAATCGATCCGGGTTATCGCATGATCGTGGATCATACCCATTGGGGGATGATCTATTCCGATACGCTACCGATGCCTTTGGCTATCGGGGCACAAGTGAAAGCTTTCGTGATTCGCCTCCGTGACGATGGTAAAATCGACCTCTCGCTCAAACCGATAGGCTATGACCGTATTGACTCCGAGAGCGAACGACTGCTACACATGCTCCAAAGAAGAGGCGGTCGGCTTCCCATCGGGGATAAGAGTTCGCCCGAGGAAATTATGCAACATACCGGTATGAGCAAGAAAACGTTCAAAATGGCTGTCGGAATGCTCTATCGTCGCCGTTTGATCGGGATCGCTCCTACGGCAATCGCTCTGAACGAAACTGTATCTACTCCTGAAGCATAA
- the tsaD gene encoding tRNA (adenosine(37)-N6)-threonylcarbamoyltransferase complex transferase subunit TsaD — translation MKKDIIILGIESSCDDTSAAVVRKETMLSNVIAGQAVHNAYGGVVPELASRAHQQNIVPVVSEAIKRADIRKEEIDAIAFTRGPGLLGSLLVGTSFAKGLSLSLGIPMLEVNHLHAHVLANFLREPGEESQHPSFPFLCLLVSGGNSQIILVRSPYDMEVIGQTIDDAAGEAFDKCAKVMGLGYPGGPIVNKLASEGNPDAFRFARPHVSGYDYSFSGLKTSFLYTLRDKLVEDPDFIEKNKADLCASLQHTVIDILMKKLRQAAKDHSIKQVALAGGVSANTGLRDAFHDHARRYGWTVFIPKFAYTTDNAAMVAISGYYKYLQGDFCPIDAVPFSRITV, via the coding sequence ATGAAGAAAGACATTATCATATTGGGGATCGAAAGCTCCTGTGACGACACCTCTGCAGCCGTGGTCAGGAAAGAAACTATGCTTAGCAACGTGATCGCGGGACAGGCCGTACACAATGCCTACGGGGGAGTGGTTCCCGAACTGGCATCGCGTGCGCATCAGCAGAACATTGTCCCGGTAGTCAGCGAAGCTATCAAACGTGCCGACATTCGCAAAGAAGAAATTGATGCCATCGCTTTCACTCGTGGACCGGGTTTGCTGGGATCGCTCCTTGTAGGCACCAGCTTTGCCAAGGGATTGTCTCTTTCCTTGGGCATTCCGATGCTGGAAGTCAATCATCTTCATGCCCATGTCCTGGCCAACTTTCTTCGTGAGCCGGGTGAGGAGTCACAGCATCCCTCTTTCCCATTCCTGTGCTTGTTGGTTTCAGGGGGCAACTCTCAGATTATTCTGGTTCGCTCCCCTTACGATATGGAGGTAATAGGACAGACGATCGACGATGCAGCCGGAGAGGCTTTCGACAAATGTGCCAAGGTGATGGGGTTGGGTTATCCCGGAGGCCCCATCGTCAATAAGTTGGCTTCCGAGGGCAACCCCGATGCTTTCCGCTTTGCCCGTCCTCATGTGTCCGGTTACGACTATAGCTTCAGCGGACTCAAGACATCATTCCTCTATACTCTGCGCGACAAACTGGTCGAAGATCCCGACTTCATCGAAAAGAACAAGGCCGATCTGTGCGCATCTCTTCAGCACACGGTCATAGACATCTTGATGAAGAAACTTCGCCAAGCGGCCAAAGATCATAGCATCAAACAAGTGGCCTTGGCCGGCGGTGTATCGGCCAATACCGGACTGCGCGATGCTTTTCATGACCATGCCCGACGTTATGGCTGGACTGTATTCATTCCCAAATTCGCCTATACAACGGACAATGCTGCTATGGTAGCCATTTCCGGATACTATAAGTACTTGCAGGGCGATTTCTGCCCCATCGATGCTGTTCCATTCTCGCGCATCACGGTCTGA
- the tpx gene encoding thiol peroxidase — MATVTLQGKININTNGQLPGVGSVAPDFKAVKADLSEVSLSEFKGKRVVINIFPSIDTGVCAASVRRFNQEASSLDNTVVLCLSKDLPFAQARFCGAEGLDKVITVSAFRCDCFEKGYGLLMTDGPLKGLLARAVVVVDENGKIIYEELVPEITQEPNYEAAIAALK, encoded by the coding sequence ATGGCAACAGTAACATTACAAGGCAAAATCAACATCAATACTAATGGACAGCTCCCGGGCGTAGGTTCAGTTGCTCCCGACTTCAAAGCCGTGAAGGCTGATTTGAGCGAAGTATCGCTCTCGGAATTCAAAGGAAAAAGAGTGGTAATCAACATATTCCCCAGTATAGATACAGGTGTCTGTGCAGCCAGCGTACGCCGTTTCAATCAGGAAGCATCTTCTTTGGACAATACGGTAGTACTCTGCCTTTCCAAGGACCTGCCTTTTGCACAGGCTCGCTTCTGTGGTGCCGAAGGTCTGGACAAGGTTATCACCGTTTCAGCTTTCCGCTGCGACTGCTTTGAGAAGGGTTATGGTCTGTTGATGACCGATGGCCCTTTGAAAGGTCTCTTGGCTCGTGCCGTCGTTGTGGTGGACGAAAACGGTAAGATCATTTACGAAGAGCTTGTTCCCGAGATCACTCAAGAGCCGAATTATGAAGCTGCTATCGCTGCACTGAAGTAA
- a CDS encoding nucleoside deaminase, giving the protein MHNTMNHTEQDKEMMREAIRLADESVANGGGPFGAVIVKDGEIIAATSNRVTLDNDPTAHAEVNCIRMACKRLGTFDLSGCTIYTSCEPCPMCLGAIYWARIDRIFYGNNRQDAADIGFDDDFIYQELARPMDNRSTPIIPILQDEALHSFRLWTEKTDKTKY; this is encoded by the coding sequence ATGCACAATACAATGAATCATACGGAACAGGATAAGGAGATGATGCGCGAAGCGATCCGATTGGCCGACGAAAGCGTTGCCAATGGAGGGGGGCCCTTTGGTGCTGTGATAGTAAAAGATGGAGAGATCATTGCAGCGACGAGCAATCGTGTGACCCTCGACAATGACCCCACAGCGCATGCAGAAGTGAATTGTATTCGTATGGCTTGTAAGCGGCTCGGCACTTTCGATCTTTCAGGATGTACCATTTATACTTCATGCGAGCCGTGTCCGATGTGCCTCGGAGCCATCTATTGGGCACGCATAGATCGGATTTTCTATGGCAACAATCGGCAGGATGCTGCCGATATAGGATTCGATGACGATTTTATCTATCAAGAGCTGGCTCGTCCTATGGATAACCGCTCTACTCCGATCATCCCGATACTGCAGGATGAAGCACTCCATTCTTTTCGTCTTTGGACAGAAAAAACGGATAAGACCAAATACTAA
- the rpsT gene encoding 30S ribosomal protein S20, which yields MANHISSEKRIRQTNARRLHNRYYARTARNAVKAFRALTDRTEAEKKYPVLASMLDRLAGKNIIHKNKAANLKSKLARRINTLA from the coding sequence ATGGCAAATCATATTTCATCAGAAAAGCGAATTCGTCAGACAAATGCACGCAGACTGCACAATCGTTACTATGCCCGTACGGCTCGTAATGCAGTGAAAGCGTTCCGTGCACTGACGGACCGTACTGAAGCTGAAAAGAAATACCCCGTATTGGCATCGATGCTTGATCGCTTGGCCGGCAAGAATATTATTCACAAGAATAAAGCCGCCAATCTGAAGTCAAAGCTCGCTCGCCGCATCAATACATTAGCGTAA
- a CDS encoding DUF1661 domain-containing protein — protein sequence MVREQKNSRTKTKFFSRVFSGFPEPLSSDLRFVFS from the coding sequence TTGGTTCGGGAACAAAAAAATTCTCGAACCAAAACGAAATTTTTTTCGCGCGTGTTTTCAGGATTTCCGGAACCACTTTCTTCTGATTTGCGGTTCGTCTTTTCCTGA
- a CDS encoding PDZ domain-containing protein: protein MKMNRLFAIAIATLFSATATSAQSATGSDQVCRIGMQYQISYNEHWGANRPVIITVEPGSAADVAGLKPGDVIEKVDGKATASLDEVDFQKLLISGNTTRLEVSDLSGTKQITLGRDCQSRYILSERQLARSFSFYSLQDASDRRIVRPYKVKTSTKADFTNLRTYSFAASSPDNEEIDIAVYKEVGKYLSAMGMKETLNNPDVIVDCYYLFDNNKLFTSFNSSAPHNSWQYSPRDKRMISIPIMPAGTQEINAPYVIQLGVRLINARNNLQIFWQCESNDFLSTPLELAEYARYNVPLMMMEFPFIRYRENPTFRLRSQRYFYTGLYYQANDLSLVAAVDPDSPAAKAGLKAGDRIISINGIPALSGSEEYSSAYKEFIKKSMKYRTEEDIFTDANGLAGCRYWSPKNYEKIARMMAQPKYKPAFAYLFFFRSYVNDQQITSCVFQVQRDGMPESILVQPVLRDESSVTLE, encoded by the coding sequence ATGAAGATGAATCGTTTATTTGCTATAGCAATCGCTACATTGTTTTCAGCAACAGCGACCTCGGCCCAGTCCGCAACGGGGAGCGATCAGGTCTGTCGCATCGGTATGCAGTACCAAATCAGCTATAATGAGCATTGGGGTGCCAATAGGCCTGTTATCATCACGGTAGAGCCGGGCAGTGCTGCCGATGTGGCGGGACTCAAACCCGGCGATGTCATTGAAAAAGTGGACGGAAAGGCTACTGCTTCGCTGGACGAAGTGGATTTTCAGAAGCTCCTGATCAGTGGAAACACGACCCGACTGGAGGTCTCCGATCTGTCGGGGACCAAGCAAATCACCTTAGGACGTGACTGCCAGTCTCGGTATATTCTGTCCGAACGTCAGTTGGCACGCTCTTTCAGCTTCTATAGCTTGCAGGATGCCAGCGATCGCCGTATCGTGCGTCCATACAAAGTCAAGACATCGACCAAAGCGGACTTTACCAATCTGCGTACATACTCTTTCGCAGCTTCTTCGCCCGACAACGAGGAGATCGATATAGCTGTCTACAAAGAAGTGGGCAAATATCTGAGTGCCATGGGAATGAAGGAGACGCTAAACAATCCCGATGTAATCGTCGATTGTTATTATCTGTTCGACAACAACAAGCTCTTTACCTCATTCAATAGTTCCGCCCCTCATAATTCTTGGCAGTATTCTCCGCGTGACAAGAGGATGATATCGATCCCCATTATGCCGGCCGGCACACAGGAGATCAATGCTCCTTATGTAATCCAGCTCGGCGTACGGCTGATCAATGCCAGGAACAATCTCCAAATTTTCTGGCAATGCGAGTCTAATGATTTCCTTTCCACACCTTTGGAGTTGGCAGAATATGCGCGATACAACGTGCCTTTGATGATGATGGAATTCCCGTTTATTCGCTATCGTGAGAACCCGACGTTCCGTCTGCGGAGTCAGCGTTACTTCTATACGGGGCTGTACTATCAGGCCAACGACCTTTCGCTCGTGGCAGCAGTCGACCCCGACTCTCCGGCAGCGAAGGCAGGGCTGAAAGCCGGAGACCGTATCATCAGTATCAACGGTATTCCTGCTTTGTCCGGATCCGAAGAGTATTCCTCTGCTTATAAAGAGTTCATCAAAAAGAGCATGAAGTACCGTACTGAGGAGGACATCTTCACCGATGCCAATGGTTTGGCCGGGTGTCGTTATTGGTCACCCAAGAACTACGAGAAGATTGCACGCATGATGGCACAGCCCAAATACAAGCCGGCTTTTGCCTATCTTTTCTTCTTCCGTTCGTACGTAAACGACCAGCAGATTACTTCGTGCGTCTTTCAGGTGCAGCGCGATGGTATGCCCGAATCTATTTTGGTGCAACCCGTCCTGCGCGACGAATCGTCAGTTACGCTTGAGTAA
- a CDS encoding CinA family protein, with translation MDNPVISELAKLLTERGLTLATAESCTGGTIASALTHCPGASTFFRGSVVAYQNDIKIRLLGVSQADIESHTVVSEPVARSMAVGVCRLLDANIGIATTGIAGPSGGSDQVPVGTVWIALVIGEDTFAHCLHLSGTREEVIAQATDQALLTIFDLCKNKL, from the coding sequence ATGGATAATCCCGTTATTTCCGAACTGGCGAAGCTCTTGACTGAGCGAGGTCTTACATTGGCTACTGCCGAGAGTTGTACCGGAGGGACTATTGCTTCGGCTCTAACTCATTGCCCGGGAGCCTCGACTTTTTTCAGAGGTTCGGTCGTGGCATATCAGAACGACATCAAAATACGCCTTTTGGGAGTGTCCCAAGCCGATATTGAGAGCCATACAGTAGTCAGCGAGCCTGTGGCACGCAGTATGGCTGTGGGTGTTTGCCGCCTGCTTGATGCCAATATAGGAATTGCGACTACGGGAATAGCCGGACCTTCGGGCGGTTCGGATCAGGTGCCGGTCGGCACAGTTTGGATCGCTCTTGTCATCGGTGAGGACACTTTCGCGCACTGTCTGCATCTTAGCGGTACTCGTGAGGAGGTTATCGCTCAGGCCACCGATCAGGCACTTTTGACTATATTTGACCTCTGTAAAAACAAATTGTGA
- a CDS encoding DUF1661 domain-containing protein yields the protein MVREFFCSRTKTKKFSDHVLRSYTRQNLRTKKRAR from the coding sequence TTGGTTCGAGAATTTTTTTGTTCCCGAACCAAAACGAAAAAATTCTCAGACCACGTTTTGCGGAGCTATACTCGGCAAAATTTACGAACGAAAAAGCGTGCAAGATGA